A single genomic interval of Nostoc commune NIES-4072 harbors:
- a CDS encoding NifU family protein produces the protein MTNLEELVQEINRFEAIISEWDESQRCVAVGLKRAIEALHKAALTNLIKSLKQESMPALRHAVADELVYAVLLYHELVKPPKPLLSQRIQTALEEVRPGLKSHNGDVEIVAIKPPDTVEVRLIGTCSSCPASTLTLSQGVEQAIKNHCPEITKVVAVANNFTVNNVNSGLISPFSSKITSTWIKVATIDQVPEFSVLAVQLAGTSLILHRQGITVKSYRNACTHLGSPLEKGKVENGIITCPAHGFQYKLETGKCLTVPDVSLQSYPVKVKDDKVFVKLQK, from the coding sequence ATGACAAACCTTGAAGAATTAGTTCAGGAAATTAACCGCTTTGAGGCGATTATATCCGAGTGGGATGAAAGCCAAAGGTGTGTAGCAGTAGGTCTAAAAAGAGCAATTGAGGCTTTGCATAAAGCTGCATTGACTAACTTGATTAAAAGCCTTAAACAAGAATCAATGCCAGCTTTGCGCCATGCTGTTGCAGATGAATTAGTGTATGCAGTCTTACTGTATCACGAACTAGTCAAACCACCGAAACCTCTACTTTCACAACGTATTCAGACAGCCCTTGAAGAAGTTCGCCCAGGTTTAAAAAGCCATAATGGGGATGTAGAAATAGTGGCAATTAAGCCGCCAGATACAGTAGAAGTCAGATTAATCGGAACTTGCAGCAGTTGTCCAGCTTCTACTTTAACTTTATCTCAAGGAGTAGAACAGGCAATCAAAAACCATTGTCCAGAAATTACCAAAGTAGTTGCAGTTGCTAACAACTTTACTGTTAACAACGTAAATTCTGGTTTAATCAGCCCATTCTCTTCAAAAATAACTTCTACCTGGATCAAAGTAGCGACTATTGATCAAGTTCCGGAATTTAGTGTATTAGCAGTACAACTTGCTGGTACTTCACTAATTTTACATCGTCAAGGCATTACAGTTAAATCTTACCGTAATGCTTGTACCCATCTAGGATCTCCCTTAGAAAAAGGTAAAGTTGAAAATGGTATTATTACCTGTCCTGCCCACGGATTCCAGTACAAATTAGAGACAGGTAAATGCTTAACCGTTCCTGATGTTTCGCTTCAGTCGTATCCAGTCAAGGTTAAAGACGATAAAGTTTTTGTGAAACTACAAAAATGA